CGGCAGACGCTTCATCGACGCCGATCCAGAAGACCTGAAGGCGGACGTGATCTACCAGATCGGCGCGCTACAGGCGATCGCTCAAGTCGCCGGGTCGACGGTAAGTTACGTCAAACCCCATGGCGCGCTGTACAACACGATCGTCACCAATCATGATCAGGCACGTGCGGTCGCCGAAGCGGTGCATGCGGTCGACCCCGCACTGCCCGTCCTCGGCCTATCGGGATCGGTGTTCTTCGCCGAGGCGCAGGAGCTCGGCCTGCGGACCGTGCCCGAGGCGTTTGCCGACCGTGCGTACCGATCCGACGGGCAGCTGGTGTCGCGGCGGCTGCACAACGCGGTACTTCATGACGTCGAGGAGATCGCAGACCGGGTGTCGTCGATGGTGACGGCGGGTCGAGTTGCCGCAGTAGACGGCTCCACGATTCCGATCACGGTCGAATCTGTTTGTGTGCACGGAGATTCACCGGGGGCGGTGCAGATCGCCCATGCAGTCAGGGCACGGCTGCATTCCGACGGAGTCGAGATCAAGGCCTTCACCTGAACACCGCCCTGACCGAACCGCGCCGGCGGATCGGGTCCATGCACGTGCTGGTCGTCGGCATGGTCGCATTGGCCGTTTTCGGCACTGCGCTGAGGGGATTCGTCGTTGGCTCGGCGGAACTTTCGACCGCCGCAACGGTTTTCAGCGGGATCTTCGTGCAGGCCATTCCGTTCCTGGCCCTCGGAATCGTGATCAGTGGACTTGTCGCGGCGTTCGTGACGCCCGAACGGCTGACTCGCTGGTTGCCACGCAGACCCGCCGCGGCGATCCTAGCTGCGGGTGTCGGCGGTGCCGCACTGCCCGGCTGCGAGTGCGGTTCGGTTCCAGTTGCGCGACGCCTGTTCGGTGACGGGGCAGTGGGCGCCGCCGCCTTGACCTTCATGCTCGCCGCCCCAGCCATCAACCCCGTCGTGCTGGTCGCCACGGCTGTCGCATTCCCCGGCCAGCCGCAAATGGTGGCGGCGCGGTGTATCGCGTCGTTGGTGACTGCGCTGATCATGGGAGCCGTGTGGGCGCGGTTCGGCCGAACCGAGTGGATAACCCGGCGCCTGCCGCAACCGCGCGACGGCGAGGGGTCGCGCTGGACGGTGTTCACCGAGGCCGCCCGGCACGACTTCCTGCAAGCGGCCTCGTATCTGGTGATCGGCGCTGCCGCTGCAGCGGCGCTTCGGGTGGTCGTGCCGCCGTGGATGTACGAGAAGCTCGCAGGGCAGATCGTGCTCGGCATCTTGACCATGGCGCTGCTCGCCGTGGTCTTGTCGCTGTGTTCAGAGGCGGACGCGTTCGTCGCCGCCAGCTTGACGATGCTCCCACTGCTGCCGCGCCTGGTGTTTCTCGTCGTCGGTCCGGCCGTCGATCTCAAGCTGTTCGCGATGCAGGCCGGGATGTTCGGTCGCGCTTTCGCTTTGCGGTTCGCGCCGACGACGTTCGTGGTGGCCACACTGGTCGCCTCGGGTGTCGGACTGCTGCTGGTGGGTACGCAATGAGTCGCGAGACCGAGAACGTTCTTCTGTTGCTCGTCGGCATGGCCACGGGAATCATCACCATCACCGGGACCTACACCAGGTACGTCAAGCCTTCGCTGCTGCCGTGGCTGGCGGTGTCGGCGATCCTGCTGATAGTGCTCGCATTGATCTCGATCGTGCGCGACATCCGCCGTGGAGCGGCCGACGCGCCTCACGACGACGGCCATGCGCACCGCGCGTCGGCAGCCTGGCTGCTGGTCGTTCCCATCGCGGTGATCGGTTTCATCGTTCCGCCTGCCATCGCCCCCGAAGCCGCCACCCCGTCGGTGACCGAGGTGTCCTCTGAAGTGCAGCGACGGCCGTTCCCCGCGTTGCCCGCCGAACGTGCACCGGCCATCTCGCTGCCGGAGCTTCTGGTGCGGATAGCGCGGGATTCGGCGAACACCCTTGACGGCAGGCTGATCACGGTAACTGGATTCACGTTCAAGGAGGACGGTCGCACGGATCTGGCGCGCGTGGTGATCATCTGCTGCGCCGCCGATGCCTCGCTGGCGCGGATCCGCGTCAGCGGTCCGGCCGCGCAACAGATCGCCGCCTATCCAGAGAACACCTGGTTGCGGGTCGAGGCTGAAGTCCCATCCGGACAGACCTTTTCACGCAATGGCCCGATCGCCGTCATGGAGGTCTTCTCCGCCACCCGTATCGAACCGCCCGCGAATCTGTACGAGTATTGATTCACAGGCTGAGTCGGCGATAACGCTGCAGGCGGCGAATCGCGCCTGCCGATGCGTTTCCCTCGCATGGGGCGAGGACGGCATCCAGAAGGGCACGCACGTCTTCGGTGTCGAGATCCATTCCGATGGCAACGAGGCTGTTCGGCGTCGCCGACGCGGGAGCGGTGGAGACATGTATGGACGGACCAACCAGATGGACGACATAGGGCCGCACTGCGGAGCGATATCGCACGGCGATCGCGCCCTTGACCCGATAGACCCCAGGCGGCGGATCCTCCAGCAGGTCGAGTAACTTGCCCGGGTCGATACACCCCGAGCTGGTCACCGTGACCGCGTCGGCGTGGGCGTGGTCATCGTCGGCATGGGCATGCGTCTCTTCCGCGGATTCGAAGAGGAGTTCCCTGAACGAGAGCTGGCCCAGCTCGTCATCCGTTCGGGGTAGGTCATACAGCAGCGCGGGATCGATTCGCGCGCCGACCGTCCCGACCACGGGGGCGAGTGGGTTGCGCTCGCGAACACGCTGCTCGATTCGTTCGAGCAGCGGTTGCCGGTCGTCCTCGGGCAGTTGGTCCATCTTGTTGACGACGATCAAGGACGCGGCGCCGTAGCGAGCCGGCGGAGTTCTGTCGCGATCGACGACGTCGAAGTGGGTGGTGGCGTCGATGACGTCGACTATGCCGCCTGGCCGCACGCCGTCAACGCCGCTGAAGCGGATCAGCTGCGCCACGGCGACCGGGTCGGCCAGGCCGCTGGTCTCGACGATGATGGCGTCGAGGTCGAGCCGCGGGTCGGTGAGCTTGGTCAGCGCGTCGTCGAGCCCACCGTTGTCCGGCAGGCAACACACACAACCACCGGTGATCGAACTGGGTTCGTCGATCTGGCCGACGACCAGCCCGGCGTCGACGTTGAGCGCGCCAAAGTCGTTGACGATCACGCCAAGTCGCGCTCTCGGGGTTCGCAGGACATGGTTCAGCAGACTCGTCTTACCTGCGCCCAGATAACCAGTCAACGCGATGACTGGAACGGTTCTCACGCGCGGAGATTACCGCAGGGTGGCGTACGGCAGCAGCGCCATCTCTCGAGCGTTCTTGATCGCGATGGCGACCTGCCGCTGCTGCTGCACCGACAACCCCGTCACACGGCGCGACCGGATCTTGCCGCGTTCGGAGATGAATGTGCGGAGCAGCTGCACGTCCTTGTAGTCGACGTGGGTGATGCCGGCAGCCTTCAGCGGATTTGTCTTATGCCGCTTGGGTTCAGGTGCAGGAGATCGGCGGACCTGCCTCTTCTTGGCCATCAACGCTCCTCACGGAAGTCGACGTGGCGCCGTACCACCGGGTCGTACTTGCGCAGCACGATCCGGTCGGGGTCGTTTCGACGGTTCTTGCGTGTGACGTAGGTATAGCCCGTGCCCGCGGTGGACTTCAGTTTGACGATGGGCCGGATATCGTTGCGCGCCATCAGATTTTCGTCCCTTCACGACGCAGCCGGGCGACGACGGCCTCGATGCCGTCACGGTCGATGACCTTGATTCCCTTGGCGCTCACCCGCAGCGTGACGCGACGGCGCTCCGAGGCCAGGTAGTAGGTCTTGGACTGGATGTTCGGGTTCCACCGCCGACGGGTGCGACGGTGCGAATGCGATACGGAATTGCCGAAGCTCGGCGATCGGCCGGTGACCTGACAGTGCGCGGACACGGCCCTCCCTTCGTTGCGCTAATGTAAATGATAATCGTTTTCAATAGTACAGGAGGTACGCATGCGAACGCCGGTGGTCCTGATCTGCGGTCAGGGCGATACCGATGGCGTCGTCGACGTCGTGGCCAGACAACCTGGCACCGTCGTCGTCGAGCACAGGTTCGACGGTCAGGTGGTGCTACGGCGCGTCGGCGTGGCCGGCGATACGACGGAGTGGCCGCTCGAGCTGAGGAAGGGCTGCGTCACCTGCACCGTGCGCAACGACCTGCTGATCCTGCTCAGACGGCTGCACCGTCGCAGCGACATCGACCGCATCGTCGTGCGCTTGATGCCGTGGCTGGAACCCGAACCCGTCTGCTGGGCGATCAACAACGTCCGGGTGCGCGTGGGGCCCGGCTACCTCGACGGGCCTGCCGCCTGCGACGTCCGTATCGACGCGGTGGTGACGTGCATCGACTCCGCGAACTGGCTCAGCCAATCGCTCGGTGACGACGATCTCGCCGACGGGCGCACCGTCGCGCAGGTGGTGGTGGCCCAGGCCGAGTTCGCGGATGCACTCGTGCTCACCGACCCCGACACCCGCACGCTGGCGGTGCTGCGCAGGCTGGCTCCGCTGGCACGGCTCACGGTCGGAGCCGGCCGGGCCGAGACCGCGCTGGCCAATCTCGAACCCGACAGCCGTCGCGGTCGCAGCGACAATCCGCATGATCCCC
The sequence above is drawn from the Mycobacterium gallinarum genome and encodes:
- a CDS encoding LamB/YcsF family protein; this translates as MGRARADRRLVDVTVDLNADLGESFGVWKLGDDDAMLDVVTSANVACGFHAGDSALLLRTCRAAAERDVRIGAQVSYLDLAGFGRRFIDADPEDLKADVIYQIGALQAIAQVAGSTVSYVKPHGALYNTIVTNHDQARAVAEAVHAVDPALPVLGLSGSVFFAEAQELGLRTVPEAFADRAYRSDGQLVSRRLHNAVLHDVEEIADRVSSMVTAGRVAAVDGSTIPITVESVCVHGDSPGAVQIAHAVRARLHSDGVEIKAFT
- a CDS encoding permease, giving the protein MHVLVVGMVALAVFGTALRGFVVGSAELSTAATVFSGIFVQAIPFLALGIVISGLVAAFVTPERLTRWLPRRPAAAILAAGVGGAALPGCECGSVPVARRLFGDGAVGAAALTFMLAAPAINPVVLVATAVAFPGQPQMVAARCIASLVTALIMGAVWARFGRTEWITRRLPQPRDGEGSRWTVFTEAARHDFLQAASYLVIGAAAAAALRVVVPPWMYEKLAGQIVLGILTMALLAVVLSLCSEADAFVAASLTMLPLLPRLVFLVVGPAVDLKLFAMQAGMFGRAFALRFAPTTFVVATLVASGVGLLLVGTQ
- a CDS encoding TIGR03943 family putative permease subunit, whose amino-acid sequence is MSRETENVLLLLVGMATGIITITGTYTRYVKPSLLPWLAVSAILLIVLALISIVRDIRRGAADAPHDDGHAHRASAAWLLVVPIAVIGFIVPPAIAPEAATPSVTEVSSEVQRRPFPALPAERAPAISLPELLVRIARDSANTLDGRLITVTGFTFKEDGRTDLARVVIICCAADASLARIRVSGPAAQQIAAYPENTWLRVEAEVPSGQTFSRNGPIAVMEVFSATRIEPPANLYEY
- a CDS encoding CobW family GTP-binding protein → MRTVPVIALTGYLGAGKTSLLNHVLRTPRARLGVIVNDFGALNVDAGLVVGQIDEPSSITGGCVCCLPDNGGLDDALTKLTDPRLDLDAIIVETSGLADPVAVAQLIRFSGVDGVRPGGIVDVIDATTHFDVVDRDRTPPARYGAASLIVVNKMDQLPEDDRQPLLERIEQRVRERNPLAPVVGTVGARIDPALLYDLPRTDDELGQLSFRELLFESAEETHAHADDDHAHADAVTVTSSGCIDPGKLLDLLEDPPPGVYRVKGAIAVRYRSAVRPYVVHLVGPSIHVSTAPASATPNSLVAIGMDLDTEDVRALLDAVLAPCEGNASAGAIRRLQRYRRLSL
- the rpsR gene encoding 30S ribosomal protein S18, which gives rise to MAKKRQVRRSPAPEPKRHKTNPLKAAGITHVDYKDVQLLRTFISERGKIRSRRVTGLSVQQQRQVAIAIKNAREMALLPYATLR
- the rpmG gene encoding 50S ribosomal protein L33; amino-acid sequence: MARNDIRPIVKLKSTAGTGYTYVTRKNRRNDPDRIVLRKYDPVVRRHVDFREER
- the rpmB gene encoding 50S ribosomal protein L28; protein product: MSAHCQVTGRSPSFGNSVSHSHRRTRRRWNPNIQSKTYYLASERRRVTLRVSAKGIKVIDRDGIEAVVARLRREGTKI
- the mrf gene encoding ribosome hibernation factor-recruiting GTPase MRF, producing MRTPVVLICGQGDTDGVVDVVARQPGTVVVEHRFDGQVVLRRVGVAGDTTEWPLELRKGCVTCTVRNDLLILLRRLHRRSDIDRIVVRLMPWLEPEPVCWAINNVRVRVGPGYLDGPAACDVRIDAVVTCIDSANWLSQSLGDDDLADGRTVAQVVVAQAEFADALVLTDPDTRTLAVLRRLAPLARLTVGAGRAETALANLEPDSRRGRSDNPHDPLLAGEPSLSGDGDVGLILFSARRPFHPERLHDALDLLLDGVVRTRGRLWLANRFDDAMWIESAGCGLRTEYAGKWLAAMTSNQLAYADPQRCALASADWHDTVGDRHVALTVLVCGAQPEAIADGLQAALLTDEEMARPHEWRAYADPFGDWHHDPCEDRAEHAGDVIIAKHEGEER